The following proteins are encoded in a genomic region of Channa argus isolate prfri chromosome 3, Channa argus male v1.0, whole genome shotgun sequence:
- the LOC137124307 gene encoding uncharacterized protein isoform X2, with protein MEVQDRSRSPSRKTSRVEQVVGRWLRRSRDLGSRSHSVSRDRVAETGNTAESSGSDQRNYPFRLNVQIQREPNLNSHGLTLSCQTPILVQDVTPGGPADGLLVPGDQLVKINNVSVDDLTPEQAAEIIRECKDTLTMTVLRLMLGPKSSFITPEKRAKLRSNPVKVHFAEEVEVNGHSQGNSLLFLPNVLKVYLENGQTKAFKFEPSTTVKDIVMTVKEKLSLSRIEHFSLILEQQHSISKLLLLHDEERIQQVVQKKEAHDYRCLFRVCFMPKSLQTLLLEDPTAFEYLYLQGVNDVLQERFAVEMRCNTALRLAALHIQERLASCGQSPKTNLKTITKMWGIENFVSSTLLRNMREKDLRKAISYHMKKSQSQHDPRQKGLSVDQARINYLEELSDLKSFGGKSFSATMMLQDRESSVTLLVGAGYGVSQVVNYKLSILSTLTEFTSITRIELLPESEKVSLVKIYLQDIKPITLLLESVAAKDMSCLIAGYCRVFVDPSLNVFPWTDDSKKHRISAEEGYVSRCGSDSDSSSDLDMEPLVTMVSHHERHCLPVRSSSDSEGRKRKDRERKRSKDGKEKEKIPCEDKREEKDTDTGINKEGKNKDAENKEETARMQDGGQIQIKIMDSREQGGSVRQERTSIRQDRQAAEEKPTVSEASDSCHTDSRVLSSPSSDSLDAMEEDDLLSCSSSIQPISLSQTHLQTHSPIQLHPYPQRDIQPHLLGPPPAHSHPVIHLTHPDSGGGGYKRSDNGTDPQLLATVPKSRSIYCVQKCSDKACPDDSSLCFADLSRLVDFLPSPPEASEEEEDEEEQLRRRRRKMLKQMDGSGRKARDGRIVSGDGGFKEHPLSPSSPSSYKEFVFNFDQSDARCYYNLCSNITPDSTRSLPRPLHPDEGKDGKEVEEDDKLEDLDPNPILQPPPGFGDSSSDEEFFDARDRFTSPEDPASGAIPRGGDKDGKADDQRQREAEGGGRETLFQLRKRSRKRRSFMETDYTSMVSYPEPDVESKQDLLYNNLHKNFLAQTIDAHMLILDPEPSAQTQNLSPTVSSLTHSEGEPAQLESKPILSKSLSHGLGSPSCLGSHEQMRDLQASSRTKKQEMEMEPDTMESKSVTDLVKAPPPAITIIRCRVGPDGKESADRQEEEMGKQNEQKEKEVITDLSGPFTSHMFIPDGANEEGKGGDTQEETTEEMREGSTKKSLIGAEQKPEAGTLPTACLMINLIKKCSSSLLELYPVDQAKNLYAEEQMLEGLRDMSNSFSPPLAPPPSPLPPMAVPLKSQSDCLERKEESSVNTGISTRRSLSNSDKQNHTNKAQFHLEVPASVDDEEAICVGSSTMTVSDEVTDSTNSDNVFEDDEGSNSLNSSSSDKKDDWILASKPETEGKDDSQMIIKSATNTEVYPRIHSVNCNYTHAINSITAKLGTAASVTSPAFNSGARLQSEVTLENVSRSNQNGEKPKDDSSMSRVEAKDSCTGPSSAKALRDLSTYPPSPTHFLFQPCSPSIMGRLSASTIREKIQNLPLYLSRCQETPNQAVVLNVAQGTSEHSSRDVDITIKVTDVHDVTQTVDFEMGTAAESVESDDSDTTVTGSEVDGEISVETTSAKSFLLVSEIEEFHSSLPILTVPKPKQQNQFQYLSGPVNNTPGPITEPPTSILNNLQRDTLGLKMDSPGPIKDAPESKRVATPGEDIPGYNMSSQSPSTPTPIVVTTQNLNGPQLQSQRVGQISSDRPLLGLCRSSEHISDSPKTLSSGCRVFTICDPSQTNTAADVRTTPPLKSEFGCSSVLASGCESVIEGVQVPLDACGCPAVYTNCFSRGVSFDDELTIYEFSCRTQSGGVTQTSGTGLPHMTSPPVPSFLCTSTTHSPSFPHSILFSSSTSELSPLLSPLSDASDCLLSQTHKDTISRLGQQQYPEPPTGFQVLRVDVDQLLSILEINGPDRSAAYHGGRHPRDTCPAHFTENKRVLQIEARRLMTGCQKVVGTGQSPEEMLHSLADSFRTLVELAGICLWFSGCDRCDRRNAEAVAGLADVARSFRDFSLAAERASSKRSCQDLSTKLLAKQCTALTASVFCLTQLFRTLTAL; from the exons gtggTCCTGCAGATGGTCTGCTCGTCCCTGGCGACCAGCTTGTGAAGATCAATAATGTCTCTGTCGATGACCTGACCCCAGAGCAAGCTGCTGAAATAATCAG ggaGTGTAAGGATACGTTGACAATGACGGTTCTTAGATTAATGCTG GGCCCAAAGTCATCATTCATCACACCAGAGAAAAGGGCCAAGCTCAGGTCCAACCCTGTGAAAGTTCACTTTGCTGAGGAGGTGGAAGTCAATGGACACTCTCAG GGCAACTCACTGCTCTTCCTGCCGAATGTTCTAAAGGTTTATTTGGAGAATGGGCAGACCAAGGCCTTCAAATTTGAACCCAGCACCACAGTAAAG GACATTGTGATGACTGTGAAAGAAAAGCTTTCTTTGAGCCGTATTGAACACTTCTCCCTGATCctggagcagcagcacagcatcaGCAAACTATTGCTGTTACATGATGAAGAAAGGATACAACAG GTGGTACAGAAGAAAGAGGCCCATGACTACAGGTGTCTCTTCCGTGTTTGTTTCATGCCCAAAAGCCTCCAAACTCTGCTCCTTGAGGATCCTACAGCCTTTGAGTATCTTTACCTGCAG GGAGTAAATGATGTGCTGCAGGAGCGCTTTGCTGTAGAGATGAGGTGTAACACTGCCCTGCGACTTGCTGCCCTGCACATCCAGGAGAGGTTGGCAAGTTGTGGACAGTCACCAAAGACCAACCTGAAGACAATCAC GAAGATGTGGGGAATAGAGAATTTTGTGTCATCCACCTTGTTAAGGAATATGCGAGAGAAGGATCTGAGGAAGGCCATCAGTTACCACATGAAGAAGAGCCAATCACAGCATGATCCCAGGCAGAAGGGCCTGTCAGTCGATCAGGCACGGATTAACTACCTGGAGGAGCTGAGCGACCTCAAATCATTTGGTGGGAAGTCCTTCAGTGCCACCATGATG CTGCAGGACAGGGAGTCATCAGTGACCCTGTTGGTCGGGGCAGGCTATGGAGTGAGCCAGGTAGTCAACTACAAACTGAGCATCCTGTCCACCCTCACGGAGTTCACCAGCATCACACGCATCGAGCTGCTGCCAGAATCCGAGAAAGTCAGCCTGGTCAAAATATACCTGCAGGACATTAAG CCAATCACATTACTATTGGAATCAGTGGCCGCCAAAGATATGTCCTGTCTGATAGCGGGATACTGTCGAGTTTTTGTTGATCCCAGCCTCAACGTTTTTCCCTGGACAGATGACTCCAAAAAGCACAGAATTTCTGCTGAGGAAG GTTATGTGTCCCGGTGTGGCAGCGACTCAGACAGCTCCTCAGATCTGGACATGGAACCACTGGTCACCATGGTGTCTCACCATGAGAGGCACTGCCTTCCAGTCAGATCCTCATCTGATtcagagggaagaaaaagaaaggacagagaacgaaagagaagcaaagatggcaaagaaaaggaaaaaattccTTGTGAggataaaagagaagaaaaggacaCTGACACTGGTATAAATAAAGAGGGTAAGAATAAAGATGCAGAGAACAAGGAGGAGACAGCGAGAATGCAAGATGGTGGACAAATACAGATCAAGATAATGGACTCCAGGGAACAAGGGGGTTCTGTTCGTCAAGAAAGGACTAGTATTAGACAAGACAGGCAAGCAGCAGAGGAAAAGCCGACTGTATCAGAAGCATCGGATTCATGTCATACTGACTCTCGTGTCCTCTCCAGCCCCTCCAGTGACTCTCTTGATGCTATGGAGGAGGATGATTTACTGTCATGTTCTTCCTCTATCCAACCCATATCTCTCTCTCAAACCCACctgcaaacccactctcccatTCAGCTTCACCCATATCCTCAAAGGGACATTCAGCCTCACCTCCTTGGACCTCCACCAGCTCATTCCCATCCCGTCATCCACTTAACACATCCCGACAGTGGAGGAGGGGGCTACAAAAGATCAGACAATGGAACAGATCCTCAACTCCTAGCAACTGTCCCCAAATCTCGGAGCATCTATTGTGTCCAGAAATGTTCAGATAAAGCCTGTCCTGATGACAGCTCCCTCTGTTTTGCTGACCTCTCCCGCCTTGTAGATTTCCTGCCTAGCCCACCTGAGGccagtgaggaagaggaggatgaggaagaacagctgcggaggaggaggagaaagatgtTGAAACAAATGGATGGGTCTGGGAGAAAAGCACGTGATGGTAGAATTGTAAGTGGTGATGGTGGTTTTAAAGAACATCCATTATccccttcctccccctcctcctacAAAGAATTTGTGTTTAACTTCGACCAAAGTGATGCACGCTGCTACTACAACCTGTGCTCCAACATCACCCCTGACAGCACTCGCAGCCTTCCCCGACCACTGCATCCTGATGAGGGTAAAGATGGGAAGGAAGTGGAAGAAGATGATAAACTAGAAGATCTGGACCCAAACCCCATCCTCCAGCCACCACCTGGCTTTGGAGATAGCAGCTCTGATGAAGAGTTCTTTGATGCCAGAGATCGCTTCACCTCACCTGAAGACCCAGCCTCAGGAGCCATTCCAAGag GTGGAGACAAAGACGGAAAAGCAGATGaccaaagacaaagagaagcagaaggaggaggcagagaaacaTTGTTCCAGCTTAGAAAAAGATCTCGTAAGCGACGTTCCTTCATGGAAACAGATTACACATCTATGGTGTCATATCCAGAACCAGATGTAGAATCAAAGCAGGACCTGCTTTACAATAACCTTCATAAAAACTTTTTGGCACAAACCATTGATGCCCATATGCTAATTCTAGATCCAGAGCCCTCAGCACAAACCCAGAATCTCAGCCCTACTGTCTCCTCTCTTACGCACTCTGAAGGGGAACCAGCTCAGCTTGAGTCTAAACCCATCCTGTCAAAATCCCTCTCTCATGGACTGGGCTCCCCTTCATGTTTGGGGTCTCATGAGCAAATGCGAGACCTACAAGCTTCCTCCCGAACCAAGAAGCAAGAAATGGAGATGGAACCTGACACAATGGAATCTAAATCGGTCACAGATTTGGTGAAAGCTCCCCCTCCTGCTATCACCATTATTCGCTGCCGGGTAGGGCCAGATGGGAAAGAGAGTGCTGACAGACAAGAGGAGGAGATGGGTAAGCAGAatgaacagaaagagaaagaggttatAACAGATTTGTCTGGGCCCTTTACTAGTCACATGTTTATCCCAGATGGTGCTAATGAAGAAGGTAAAGGAGGAGACACACAAGAGGAGACGACAGAAGAGATGAGAGAGGGCAGTACAAAGAAATCACTCATTGGTGCTGAACAGAAGCCAGAAGCAGGCACACTGCCTACTGCCTGTTTGatgattaatttaattaaaaaatgtagcaGCAGCCTTTTGGAATTGTATCCAGTTGACCAAGCAAAAAACTTGTATGCAGAAGAACAAATGCTTGAAGGTTTGCGGGACATGTCAAACTCATTCTCACCACCGCTCGCTCCACCTCCATCCCCTCTGCCTCCAATGGCAGTTCCTCTAAAATCACAAAGTGACTGTTTggagaggaaggaagaaagCAGCGTGAACACCGGAATCTCAACTAGAAGGTCTCTATCTAATTCTGATAAACAAAATCACACCAACAAAGCACAATTCCATTTAGAAGTCCCAGCCAgtgttgatgatgaagaagCAATCTGTGTTGGTAGTTCTACTATGACTGTTAGTGATGAAGTTACTGACAGCACTAATTCAGACAATGTTTTTGAGGATGATGAGGGGAGTAATTCTTTAAATTCTAGTTCAAGTGACAAGAAAGATGATTGGATTTTGGCTTCAAAGCCAGAAACAGAAGGCAAAGATGACTCACAAATGATTATTAAGTCTGCAACCAATACTGAAGTTTATCCAAGAATTCATTCTGTTAATTGTAATTATACCCATGCTATAAACTCAATCACAGCAAAGCTGGGAACTGCAGCGAGTGTCACATCCCCAGCATTTAATTCAGGTGCTAGATTGCAAAGTGAGGTTACACTTGAAAATGTTTCTAGATCAAatcaaaatggagaaaaaccCAAAGATGATTCTTCGATGTCACGCGTTGAAGCGAAGGACAGCTGCACTGGTCCTAGCTCAGCAAAAGCTTTACGAGACCTCTCCACATATCCCCCCTCTCCAACTCATTTCCTCTTCCAGCCTTGTTCCCCTAGCATCATGGGTCGATTATCCGCCTCAACAATTAGGGAGAAGATTCAAAACTTGCCCCTGTATTTGTCACGCTGCCAGGAAACCCCCAACCAAGCTGTTGTGCTTAATGTAGCCCAGGGTACCTCTGAGCACAGTAGCAGGGATGTTGATATCACCATCAAAGTTACAGATGTTCACGATGTCACACAAACTGTAGATTTTGAAATGGGCACAGCTGCCGAATCAGTGGAGTCAGATGactctgatacaacagttacaGGGTCTGAGGTGGATGGGGAGATTTCTGTGGAGACGACCTCAGCAAAGAGTTTTCTATTAGTGTCAGAAATTGAGGAGTTTCACTCTTCATTGCCGATACTGACCGTACCTAAACCTAAACAGCAAAATCAATTTCAATACTTGAGTGGACCTGTCAACAACACACCAGGACCAATAACCGAGCCTCCAACCTCTATACTAAACAATCTCCAAAGAGATACTTTGGGCCTGAAGATGGACTCTCCTGGGCCCATAAAAGATGCTCCAGAATCAAAGAGGGTCGCAACCCCAGGTGAAGATATTCCAGGCTATAATATGAGCAGCCAGTCACCTTCCACTCCCACACCGATAGTGGTGACCACTCAGAATCTAAATGGACCCCAACTTCAGTCACAGAGAGTAGGACAGATCAGCAGCGACAGGCCTTTGTTGGGTCTTTGTAGATCCTCAGAGCACATTTCAGACTCGCCAAAAACCCTTTCTTCAGGCTGCAGGGTGTTTACCATTTGTGATCCATCCCAGACAAATACTGCTGCCGATGTTAGGACTACCCCACCCTTAAAGTCTGAGTTTGGCTGCAGTTCTGTATTGGCATCTGGATGTGAGTCTGTTATAGAGGGTGTTCAAGTACCACTTGATGCTTGTGGTTGCCCAGCAgtctatactaactgctttagCAGAGGGGTTAGCTTTGACGATGAGCTGACAATCTATGAGTTTTCTTGTCGTACACAGAGTGGCGGTGTAACTCAGACTTCTGGAACAGGTCTCCCTCACATGACCTCGCCGCCTGTTCCTTCCTTTCTCTGCACCTCCACTACCCACTCTCCTTCCTTCCCACACTCTATACTTTTTTCATCTTCTACCTCTGAGCTCAGCCCTCTTCTCTCGCCACTGTCCGATGCCTCAGACTGTTTACTGTCTCAAACACACAAGGACACCATCAGTCGACTAGGTCAGCAGCAGTACCCAGAACCGCCAACAGGTTTCCAAGTACTTCGTGTAGATGTGGACCAGCTCCTTTCGATTCTGGAAATTAACGGACCTGACCGTTCTGCTGCATATCACGGCGGACGTCACCCAAGGGACACCTGTCCTGCTCACTTTACAGAGAACAAGCGAGTGCTCCAGATAGAGGCACGGCGCCTGATGACAGGCTGCCAGAAGGTGGTGGGGACTGGACAGAGCCCTGAGGAAATGCTTCACTCCCTGGCAGATAGTTTCCGTACCCTGGTGGAGTTGGCTGGCATATGCCTTTGGTTCTCTGGTTGCGACAGGTGTGACCGAAGAAACGCAGAGGCAGTTGCAGGTCTGGCAGATGTGGCCCGTTCATTCAGGGATTTCTCTCTGGCAGCAGAGCGAGCCAGCAGCAAGCGCAGCTGCCAGGATCTGAGCACCAAGCTCCTGGCCAAGCAGTGCACCGCACTCACAGCTTCTGTCTTTTGCCTCACTCAGCTATTCCGCACCCTCACAGCACTATGA